The following are from one region of the Variovorax sp. V213 genome:
- a CDS encoding quinone oxidoreductase produces MTALQTTTHAIRLAKFGGPEVMKFETIDLPEPGSGEVRLRQTAIGFNYIDVYQRSGKYPLSAPTGLGHEAAGVIEALGQGVVDLRVGDRVVYMNAGVGAYAERRNVPASKLVRIPDGVTDEDAAAVFFKAMTAQYLVKKTCAVKAGDVVLVHAAAGGVGRILSAWATALGATVIGTAGSCAKCAVARAAGCAAAINYGDPDWVQQVIDATGGRKARVVYDSVGKHTFLGSLDCAAPFGLVVLYGAASGPAPAIDPELLNKKGGLFLTRPSVFPHNASTEVFRANATDVFDAMASGAVRASIGSRFALREAPAAHKAAQDRATTGAILLIP; encoded by the coding sequence ATGACTGCACTTCAAACAACGACGCACGCGATCCGATTGGCCAAGTTCGGTGGGCCGGAGGTCATGAAATTCGAGACCATCGATCTGCCGGAGCCGGGCAGCGGTGAAGTTCGCCTGCGTCAGACGGCCATTGGATTCAACTACATCGACGTCTACCAGCGAAGCGGAAAATATCCCTTGAGTGCGCCGACAGGACTGGGACATGAAGCGGCTGGCGTCATCGAGGCGCTAGGGCAAGGGGTCGTGGACCTGCGTGTCGGTGACCGCGTCGTGTACATGAACGCGGGCGTAGGTGCCTACGCGGAGCGGCGCAACGTGCCCGCATCCAAGCTTGTCCGCATTCCGGACGGTGTCACGGACGAAGACGCGGCGGCTGTGTTCTTCAAGGCCATGACCGCTCAGTACCTCGTCAAGAAAACATGCGCAGTCAAAGCTGGCGATGTCGTGCTCGTTCACGCAGCAGCCGGCGGCGTGGGGCGGATCCTCAGCGCATGGGCAACTGCACTCGGCGCCACGGTGATCGGCACGGCCGGCTCCTGCGCCAAATGCGCCGTCGCCCGCGCTGCAGGTTGCGCTGCTGCAATCAACTACGGCGACCCAGATTGGGTCCAGCAGGTCATCGATGCCACAGGAGGGCGCAAAGCGCGGGTGGTATACGACTCGGTCGGTAAGCATACGTTCCTGGGGTCGCTTGACTGCGCAGCGCCTTTCGGACTCGTGGTGTTGTACGGCGCCGCCTCAGGGCCAGCGCCTGCCATCGATCCGGAGCTTCTTAACAAGAAAGGGGGTCTCTTTCTCACTCGACCTTCTGTGTTTCCCCACAATGCAAGTACGGAGGTATTCCGTGCAAATGCGACCGATGTTTTTGATGCCATGGCGTCAGGGGCGGTGCGCGCGTCAATCGGCTCGCGGTTCGCACTGCGCGAAGCGCCGGCGGCGCACAAAGCCGCACAGGACCGCGCCACTACAGGCGCAATCTTGCTGATTCCCTGA
- a CDS encoding DUF2840 domain-containing protein: MPVFMKVSLAFVEHRVNVWLRFGKPVREIILDRWRRVAVFEPGAVCCRVKWIGNDYGTALWQLMVLQAPMPFDDAQRVAGVLPGTRILLRADGEPQVKAVLAVIDAIEALEIDPCAVAVTYWRTIANRLAARQPLPEYTAERHAAQLARGALQ; the protein is encoded by the coding sequence ATGCCCGTGTTCATGAAGGTGTCGCTCGCCTTCGTCGAGCATCGCGTGAATGTCTGGTTGCGCTTCGGCAAGCCGGTGCGCGAGATCATTCTGGATCGCTGGCGGCGCGTTGCCGTGTTCGAACCGGGTGCGGTCTGCTGTCGCGTGAAGTGGATCGGCAACGACTACGGCACGGCGCTCTGGCAGCTCATGGTGCTGCAGGCACCGATGCCGTTCGACGACGCACAGCGTGTTGCTGGTGTCCTGCCTGGCACGCGCATTCTGCTGCGTGCCGATGGCGAGCCTCAGGTCAAGGCGGTGCTCGCAGTGATCGACGCCATCGAGGCTTTGGAGATCGATCCATGCGCAGTGGCGGTGACCTACTGGCGCACCATCGCCAACCGGCTGGCCGCGCGCCAGCCGTTGCCCGAATACACCGCCGAGCGACATGCCGCGCAACTCGCACGCGGAGCGTTGCAATGA
- a CDS encoding S26 family signal peptidase, translated as MLLACTGFGLAALCAPAVVTMPVAIVYNPSDSVPRGWYRVSGIRCTDSLHVGSIVLARISADAAALAARRGYLPAGVPILKRIGAVAPQSVCAWRQVVRIDGAAVATARTHDGMHRPLPVWQQCRALVGGELFLLSDSNPASFDSRYFGPITASEVLGVARPLLTWSTP; from the coding sequence ATGTTGCTCGCATGCACGGGCTTCGGCCTGGCGGCGCTGTGCGCGCCGGCCGTGGTGACGATGCCGGTAGCCATCGTCTACAACCCGAGCGACAGCGTGCCGCGCGGCTGGTATCGCGTCAGCGGCATCAGGTGCACCGACTCGCTGCACGTTGGCAGCATCGTGCTGGCGCGGATCTCCGCCGACGCGGCCGCGCTGGCCGCGCGGCGCGGCTACCTGCCGGCTGGCGTGCCGATCCTCAAGCGTATTGGGGCCGTGGCGCCGCAATCGGTGTGCGCGTGGAGACAGGTCGTACGCATCGACGGCGCGGCCGTGGCAACCGCCCGGACGCATGACGGCATGCATCGGCCGCTGCCTGTCTGGCAGCAGTGCCGGGCCCTCGTCGGAGGCGAGTTGTTCCTGCTCAGCGACTCGAATCCGGCGTCGTTCGACAGCCGGTATTTCGGGCCCATCACAGCGTCCGAAGTGCTCGGTGTTGCGCGGCCGTTGTTGACATGGAGTACGCCATGA
- a CDS encoding DUF3363 domain-containing protein, translating into MASADEDRFRVRPSPPKTRSGAKSKGFVTQVLKAVSKSGAKASSSRGARPASTFGRGRVAAGMAGRGLGANARRVVIKSRFVVLQRAGAKAVVAHLRYIEREGVTRDGQKGQAYSADTDAADLKGFEDRGQGDRHQFRFIVSPEDAVELEDLRGFTRQLMRRMEIDLETPLDWVAVDHWDTDNPHTHIVLRGWVGSQRHGHDLVIAPDYMAHGMRLRASEIATEWLGPRTEAEMRRSLQREVGLQRFTSLDQQLLRQAAMDIVDLTEIPCTEGTQRQTLLRARLQRLEALALAQRIDANHWQLSPGMEQTLAAMGERGDILRIMHRAMKGEQRELVTDSRANSPVIGRIAAKGLDDELHDRPYLVVDGIDGRAHYLKLPAGTDLAGLPVGAIVEAKPSTQVRTVDRNIVAATRDGIYATISHEAQLKQAGDRNPLVTAKVHVRRLEALRRSGVVERVADGVWAVPPDLLQKARQHDAQKAAGHVVELRSHMPLEQQIKAMGATWLDCSLVIDAAKGQQPVAQGFGAHVREAVAQRADFLAGHGLAQRRGQRVILARNLLATLRNRELAVAGKALQHQTGQPYRPAQDGEHVGGIYRRNVELASGRYALLDEGTSFSLVPWRPVIEHRLGQQVSVIVRGRSATWQFGRSQGVAI; encoded by the coding sequence ATGGCATCCGCTGACGAAGACCGCTTCCGCGTCCGCCCGAGCCCACCCAAGACACGTTCCGGGGCGAAGTCCAAGGGCTTCGTGACGCAGGTGCTCAAGGCCGTCTCCAAGTCCGGTGCCAAGGCCTCCAGCTCGCGCGGAGCGCGGCCGGCATCGACCTTCGGCCGGGGTCGCGTGGCCGCCGGTATGGCGGGCCGCGGCTTGGGCGCAAACGCGCGGCGCGTGGTCATCAAGTCTCGCTTTGTGGTGCTCCAACGCGCGGGTGCCAAGGCAGTCGTGGCGCACCTGCGCTATATCGAGCGAGAGGGCGTCACCCGTGACGGCCAGAAGGGCCAAGCCTATAGTGCCGACACCGACGCGGCAGACCTCAAGGGCTTTGAGGACCGCGGCCAGGGCGATCGGCACCAGTTCCGATTTATCGTCTCGCCGGAGGATGCTGTTGAACTGGAAGACCTCAGGGGCTTCACCCGGCAATTGATGCGCCGCATGGAGATCGATCTGGAGACCCCACTGGATTGGGTGGCCGTGGACCACTGGGACACCGACAACCCACACACCCACATCGTGCTGCGCGGCTGGGTGGGCAGCCAGCGCCATGGGCACGACCTGGTGATCGCGCCCGACTACATGGCCCACGGCATGCGACTGCGCGCCAGCGAGATCGCCACCGAATGGCTGGGGCCGCGCACCGAAGCCGAGATGCGCCGGAGCCTGCAGCGCGAGGTGGGCCTGCAGCGCTTCACCAGCCTGGACCAACAGCTGCTGCGGCAGGCCGCGATGGACATCGTGGATCTCACCGAAATACCCTGCACAGAAGGCACACAACGCCAGACCTTGCTGCGTGCCCGGCTGCAGCGGCTCGAGGCCTTGGCGCTTGCTCAACGTATCGACGCCAACCACTGGCAACTATCGCCCGGCATGGAGCAGACCCTGGCCGCCATGGGTGAACGAGGCGACATCTTGCGCATCATGCACCGGGCGATGAAGGGCGAGCAGCGGGAGTTGGTGACGGACTCGCGGGCGAATTCACCTGTCATCGGGCGCATCGCGGCCAAGGGCCTGGACGATGAACTGCATGATCGCCCCTATCTGGTGGTCGATGGCATCGATGGCCGGGCGCACTACCTGAAGTTGCCGGCCGGCACCGACCTGGCCGGGCTACCCGTCGGTGCCATCGTGGAGGCCAAGCCGTCGACACAGGTGAGAACCGTAGACCGCAACATCGTGGCGGCGACCAGGGACGGCATCTACGCCACGATCAGTCACGAGGCTCAATTGAAGCAGGCTGGCGACCGGAATCCGCTGGTCACGGCTAAAGTCCACGTTCGCCGGCTTGAAGCGTTGCGCCGCAGCGGCGTCGTGGAACGTGTAGCCGATGGCGTCTGGGCCGTGCCGCCGGATTTGCTGCAGAAGGCCCGGCAGCATGATGCGCAAAAGGCCGCTGGGCACGTCGTCGAACTGCGCTCACACATGCCCCTGGAGCAGCAGATCAAAGCAATGGGCGCGACCTGGCTGGATTGCAGCCTGGTGATCGACGCCGCCAAAGGCCAGCAGCCAGTTGCCCAGGGCTTCGGTGCGCATGTACGGGAGGCAGTAGCGCAGCGGGCGGACTTCCTGGCTGGGCATGGACTGGCCCAGCGCCGAGGCCAGCGCGTAATCCTCGCCCGCAACCTGCTGGCAACACTGCGGAACCGCGAGCTCGCAGTTGCAGGCAAGGCCTTGCAACACCAGACAGGCCAGCCCTACAGACCAGCGCAGGACGGCGAGCATGTCGGCGGGATCTATCGCCGCAATGTTGAACTCGCCAGCGGCCGTTACGCACTTCTGGACGAAGGCACAAGCTTCAGTCTGGTGCCGTGGCGACCGGTGATCGAACACAGACTTGGACAACAAGTGTCGGTAATCGTGCGCGGCCGGTCTGCCACTTGGCAATTCGGGCGAAGTCAAGGCGTCGCCATCTGA